In Macrobrachium nipponense isolate FS-2020 chromosome 30, ASM1510439v2, whole genome shotgun sequence, a genomic segment contains:
- the LOC135202148 gene encoding amyloid beta A4 precursor protein-binding family B member 1-interacting protein-like translates to MTTTTTTNTTTVTANTVPFIHPVTQQFTHPHPTTAAPAERHQCHPRARKRGGKPEDFNLISNILPNTQGFSPYHQHSTKLNSSPEPEDFNLIPNILPITQGFSPYPQHSTKLNLSPEPEDFNPISNILPNTQGFSPYPQHSTKLKSSPVRLNPPPPPPPPPPPPPPPGDPRRRPTSSCITGGAAAAAALVGSPSEAISKFNCT, encoded by the exons atgactactactactactactaatactactactgttACTGCTAATACTGTGCCGTTCATTCATCCAGTCACCCAGCAATTCACCCATCCCCACCCAACCACAGCGGCGCCCGCCGAACGGCACCAGTGTCACCCGCGCGCGCGAAAACGGGGTGGCA AACCTGAAGATTTTAACCTTATCTCCAATATTCTACCCAATACTCAAGGATTTTCACCCTATCACCAACATTCAACAAAGTTGAACTCATCCCCAGAACCTGAAGATTTTAACCTTATCCCCAATATTCTACCCATTACTCAAGGATTTTCACCCTATCCCCAACATTCAACAAAGTTGAACTTATCCCCAGAACCTGAGGATTTTAACCCTATCTCCAATATTCTACCCAATACTCAAGGATTTTCACCCTATCCCCAACATTCAACAAAGTTGAAATCATCCCCAGTAC GActcaaccctcctcctcctcctcctcctcctcctcctcctcctcctcccccaggaGACCCAAGGAGGAGACCGACCTCCTCCTGCATCACGGgcggagcagcagcagcagcagccttggTGGGTTCGCCTTCAGAAGCTATTTCGAAATTCAATTGTACCTGA